From a single Bacillus pseudomycoides DSM 12442 genomic region:
- a CDS encoding ABC-F family ATP-binding cassette domain-containing protein, with amino-acid sequence MILLQVNGLSKLYGAETILANIKLEVQTKDRIALVGRNGAGKSTLLKIIAGELSHDGGEIIKPKDVSIGYLAQNTGLETSLTIWDEMLTVFTHLQQMEKKLRRLELDMGKEENFSNAATYEKLLADYDQLQLDYKDQGGYQYEADIRSILSGLGFPVETHQTTISTLSGGQKTRLALGKLLLTKPDLLILDEPTNHLDIDTLTWLEQYLQGYPGAILIVSHDRYFLDKLVTQVYEISNKESRRYVGNYSKYLDLKAALHEQEMKRYEKQQEEIAKLEDFVQKNIARASTTKRAQSRRKQLDRMELLTRPLGDSKSASFHFDIEKQSGNDVLQIKDVSIGYDKEPIIEHVNMRLTRGDSVALVGPNGIGKSTLLKSIVNKLKTLGGEVSFGSNVSIGYYDQEQANLTSSKRVLNELWDDYPLEPEKEIRTILGNFLFTGDDVLKPVSSLSGGQKARLALAKLMMQKSNLLILDEPTNHLDLNSKEILENALIDYPGTLLFVSHDRYFINRVTTTVVELSTGGAQEYLGDYDYYIEKKNEMIERAEFEQQEEDATVQKTIAQEKLNYLEEKERKKSERQRIRKIEEIEQNIANLEEEIEQLEEELCLPEVYADYERASEITTAKQTKQEKLEQFMAEWEELHV; translated from the coding sequence TTGATTTTATTACAAGTGAATGGGCTTTCAAAATTATACGGTGCTGAAACAATTCTTGCAAACATTAAATTGGAAGTTCAAACAAAAGATCGCATTGCACTAGTTGGTCGAAATGGTGCTGGAAAATCTACATTATTAAAAATAATTGCCGGTGAATTATCTCACGATGGTGGAGAAATTATAAAACCAAAAGATGTTTCAATTGGATACTTGGCCCAAAATACTGGTTTAGAAACTTCTTTAACAATTTGGGATGAAATGCTTACTGTCTTTACTCATCTGCAGCAAATGGAAAAGAAGCTTCGAAGGTTAGAGCTAGACATGGGTAAGGAAGAGAACTTTTCAAATGCTGCTACGTACGAAAAATTACTCGCTGATTATGATCAATTACAGTTAGACTACAAGGATCAAGGTGGTTATCAATATGAAGCTGATATTCGCTCCATTTTAAGTGGACTTGGTTTTCCGGTTGAAACACACCAAACAACGATTTCTACGTTAAGTGGTGGACAGAAAACAAGACTTGCTCTTGGGAAACTACTGCTAACAAAACCAGACTTACTCATCTTGGACGAACCAACAAACCATTTAGATATCGATACATTAACATGGCTTGAACAATACTTACAAGGCTATCCTGGAGCTATTTTAATCGTTTCCCACGATCGCTACTTTTTAGACAAGCTTGTTACACAAGTATATGAAATTTCTAATAAAGAAAGCAGACGATATGTTGGTAACTACAGTAAATATTTAGATTTAAAAGCTGCACTACATGAGCAGGAAATGAAGCGTTATGAGAAACAACAAGAGGAAATTGCTAAACTAGAAGACTTTGTCCAAAAGAACATTGCCCGTGCATCTACAACAAAGCGTGCACAAAGTCGTCGGAAGCAGTTAGACAGAATGGAATTACTAACTAGACCATTAGGTGATTCTAAATCAGCATCCTTCCACTTTGATATCGAAAAACAAAGCGGAAACGATGTATTACAAATAAAGGATGTTTCAATTGGATATGACAAAGAACCGATTATTGAACATGTAAATATGCGCTTAACCCGCGGTGATAGTGTCGCACTAGTTGGTCCAAATGGTATTGGGAAATCTACATTATTAAAATCAATTGTGAATAAATTAAAGACGTTAGGCGGTGAAGTTTCTTTCGGTTCAAATGTATCTATTGGATATTATGATCAAGAACAGGCAAACTTAACATCATCTAAGCGTGTTTTAAACGAACTATGGGATGATTATCCGCTAGAGCCAGAAAAAGAAATTCGCACGATACTCGGTAACTTTTTATTCACAGGGGACGATGTATTAAAGCCAGTATCTTCCTTAAGTGGTGGTCAAAAAGCACGATTAGCTCTAGCAAAATTGATGATGCAAAAATCTAATTTACTGATTCTCGATGAGCCAACAAACCATCTCGATTTAAATAGTAAAGAGATTTTAGAAAATGCCTTAATTGATTATCCTGGGACTCTTTTATTCGTTTCCCATGATCGCTATTTCATTAACCGTGTCACAACTACAGTTGTTGAGTTATCAACAGGTGGTGCACAAGAATATTTAGGTGACTATGACTACTATATTGAAAAGAAAAATGAAATGATTGAACGTGCGGAATTTGAACAACAAGAAGAGGATGCAACAGTCCAAAAAACTATCGCTCAAGAAAAATTAAATTACCTTGAAGAAAAAGAACGTAAGAAGTCAGAACGCCAACGCATCCGAAAGATTGAAGAAATTGAACAAAACATTGCAAATTTAGAAGAAGAAATTGAACAATTAGAAGAGGAGCTTTGTCTACCTGAAGTATATGCTGACTACGAACGAGCTAGTGAGATTACAACAGCAAAGCAAACAAAACAAGAAAAATTAGAGCAGTTTATGGCGGAATGGGAAGAGTTACACGTATAA
- a CDS encoding NCS2 family permease — protein sequence MKRYFQFDELGTNYKTEFIAGLTTFLSMAYVLFVNPATLSLGNIKGLPAGTGMDPGAVFVATALAAAIGSLIMGIFAKYPIALAPGMGINAFFAYTAVLTMGIPWQTAIAGTLMSGIIFIILTASGIREKIINAIPLELKFAVAAGIGLFIAFLGFQNAGIIVKNDAVLVGLGDLTKGTTLLAIFGVVITIILMIKKINGAVFYGMILTAILGVATGLIDTPKAVVGAIPSLEPTFGVAFQHFGDIFTVQMGIVIITFFFIDFFDTAGTLVAVANQAGLMKNNKLPRAGKALFADAIATVIGAILGTSTTTSYIESSAGVAAGGRSGFTAVVTAGFFLLALFFSPLLSVVTASVTAPALIIVGILMVSSLGEIDWKKFEIAVPAFFTIISMPLTYSIATGIAIGFIFYPITMVVSGRRKEIHPIMYVMGVLFVLYFIYVRK from the coding sequence ATGAAACGTTATTTTCAGTTCGATGAGCTCGGTACAAATTATAAAACAGAGTTCATTGCAGGGTTAACGACATTTTTATCTATGGCTTATGTATTATTTGTCAATCCTGCTACACTGTCACTGGGAAACATTAAAGGGTTACCAGCAGGAACAGGAATGGATCCGGGAGCGGTCTTTGTTGCCACTGCATTAGCGGCTGCAATTGGGTCACTGATTATGGGGATTTTCGCAAAATATCCAATTGCCTTAGCGCCAGGAATGGGAATCAATGCATTCTTTGCTTATACAGCGGTGTTAACGATGGGGATTCCGTGGCAAACAGCGATTGCCGGAACTTTAATGTCAGGTATTATCTTTATTATTCTTACTGCTTCTGGTATTCGCGAAAAAATTATTAATGCCATTCCATTAGAGTTGAAGTTTGCAGTAGCAGCAGGAATTGGTTTGTTTATCGCCTTTCTTGGTTTTCAAAATGCAGGAATTATTGTGAAGAATGATGCGGTTCTTGTTGGATTGGGGGATTTAACAAAGGGCACAACATTACTTGCGATTTTCGGTGTAGTGATTACAATCATTCTAATGATTAAAAAAATAAACGGTGCTGTTTTCTACGGAATGATTCTTACAGCAATCCTTGGAGTAGCAACAGGATTAATTGATACACCAAAAGCTGTCGTTGGTGCAATTCCTAGTTTAGAACCTACGTTCGGTGTGGCGTTCCAGCACTTCGGAGATATCTTTACTGTTCAAATGGGAATTGTTATTATAACGTTCTTCTTCATTGATTTCTTTGATACAGCGGGTACACTTGTAGCAGTTGCGAATCAAGCTGGGTTAATGAAGAACAATAAATTACCACGTGCGGGAAAAGCATTATTTGCAGATGCAATTGCCACTGTAATTGGTGCGATTCTTGGGACATCTACGACAACGTCTTACATTGAATCGTCTGCAGGGGTAGCAGCAGGAGGGCGTTCAGGATTTACAGCAGTTGTAACAGCCGGATTTTTCTTGTTAGCACTTTTCTTTTCACCATTATTAAGTGTTGTGACAGCGTCTGTAACGGCACCGGCTTTAATTATTGTAGGGATTTTGATGGTTTCGTCTCTAGGAGAAATTGATTGGAAGAAATTCGAGATTGCAGTACCAGCATTCTTTACGATTATTTCTATGCCACTTACGTATAGTATTGCAACAGGAATAGCAATTGGATTTATCTTCTATCCAATTACAATGGTTGTAAGTGGTCGTCGTAAAGAAATTCATCCAATTATGTATGTAATGGGAGTTTTATTCGTACTATATTTCATCTACGTTCGTAAATAA
- the groES gene encoding co-chaperone GroES, with translation MLKPLGDRVVIELVQAEEKTASGIVLPDTAKEKPQEGKVIAVGTGRVLENGERVALEVAAGDLIIFSKYAGTEVKYEGTDYLILRESDILAIIG, from the coding sequence ATGCTAAAGCCATTAGGTGATCGCGTTGTAATTGAGCTTGTTCAAGCAGAAGAAAAAACAGCAAGTGGTATTGTATTACCAGACACTGCAAAAGAAAAACCACAAGAGGGTAAAGTTATTGCAGTAGGTACTGGTCGAGTGCTTGAAAATGGTGAGCGTGTTGCTTTAGAGGTAGCAGCAGGTGATCTTATCATCTTCTCAAAATATGCAGGTACTGAAGTGAAATATGAAGGTACAGACTACTTGATTTTACGTGAAAGTGACATTTTAGCAATTATCGGTTAA
- a CDS encoding CPBP family intramembrane glutamic endopeptidase has protein sequence MKKQYWWIIVTYILMQLSGIVGLPLLLKTGLYDNRGFTREEKMQLLTGHWAIISFFIALCIVLLLLRTDIRESRFDTKRASIPATIGWIFIGFFLAFFSQTIAGTIEMRLLGIKPGSENTARLMEIARTTPWFLIVISIIGPILEEIVFRKILFGTLYKKFNFFIAAIISSLVFAAIHFDFTHLLVYTSMGLVFAFLYVKTKRIIVPIMAHVAMNTLVAIAQVLVSNEQIQEMIKEAEKMQGFIGGF, from the coding sequence TTGAAAAAACAATATTGGTGGATTATAGTTACATACATTCTTATGCAATTATCAGGTATTGTTGGATTACCGCTTCTTTTGAAAACCGGACTATATGATAATAGGGGGTTCACCAGAGAAGAAAAAATGCAGCTACTGACTGGTCACTGGGCAATTATTAGCTTTTTCATTGCATTATGTATTGTACTTTTACTACTTCGAACAGATATTCGTGAAAGTCGTTTCGATACAAAACGCGCCAGTATTCCTGCCACAATCGGTTGGATCTTTATCGGTTTCTTTTTAGCTTTCTTTTCTCAAACAATTGCAGGCACAATCGAAATGCGTTTATTGGGCATTAAACCTGGATCTGAGAACACAGCTCGCTTGATGGAAATAGCACGGACCACCCCATGGTTCCTTATTGTTATATCAATAATAGGGCCTATTTTAGAGGAAATTGTCTTTAGAAAAATTTTATTTGGTACATTGTATAAGAAATTCAACTTCTTTATCGCTGCTATTATTAGCTCACTTGTATTTGCAGCAATTCACTTTGATTTTACACACTTATTGGTATACACTTCCATGGGGCTTGTATTCGCCTTTTTATATGTAAAAACAAAGCGAATTATCGTTCCTATTATGGCACATGTTGCGATGAATACATTAGTTGCAATAGCCCAAGTACTGGTAAGTAACGAACAAATACAAGAAATGATTAAAGAAGCAGAAAAAATGCAAGGATTTATCGGAGGATTTTAA
- a CDS encoding YdiK family protein, producing MRNSPLFMAALYFLLGCVFTRFAITNVTDTIWNFGTLLFAAMATIDFNLALRLILVKFTKKKQQ from the coding sequence ATGAGGAACTCACCATTGTTCATGGCAGCACTGTATTTCCTTCTTGGTTGTGTCTTTACACGTTTCGCAATTACGAACGTTACAGATACAATTTGGAACTTTGGGACACTGCTGTTTGCTGCTATGGCAACAATTGATTTTAATTTGGCACTTCGACTTATCTTAGTCAAATTTACAAAGAAAAAGCAACAATAA
- the groL gene encoding chaperonin GroEL (60 kDa chaperone family; promotes refolding of misfolded polypeptides especially under stressful conditions; forms two stacked rings of heptamers to form a barrel-shaped 14mer; ends can be capped by GroES; misfolded proteins enter the barrel where they are refolded when GroES binds), whose product MAKDIKFSEEARRSMLRGVDTLANAVKVTLGPKGRNVVLEKKFGSPLITNDGVTIAKEIELEDAFENMGAKLVAEVASKTNDVAGDGTTTATVLAQAMIREGLKNVTAGANPMGLRKGIEKAVVTAIEELKIISKPIEGKSSIAQVAAISSADEEVGQLIAEAMERVGNDGVITLEESKGFTTELDVVEGMQFDRGYASPYMITDSDKMEAVLDNPYILITDKKISNIQEILPVLEQVVQQGKPLLIIAEDVEGEALATLVVNKLRGTFNVVAVKAPGFGDRRKAMLEDIAILTGGEVITEELGRDLKSATVASLGRAGKVVVTKENTTVVEGVGNTEQIEARIGQIRAQLEETTSEFDREKLQERLAKLAGGVAVIKVGAATETELKERKLRIEDALNSTRAAVEEGIVAGGGTSLMNVYTKVASISAEGDEATGINIVLRALEEPVRQIAINAGLEGSVVVERLKGEKVGVGFNAATGEWVNMLESGIVDPAKVTRSALQNAASVAAMFLTTEAVVADKPEPNAPAMPDMGGMGMGGMGGMM is encoded by the coding sequence ATGGCAAAAGATATTAAATTTAGTGAAGAAGCACGTCGTTCGATGCTTCGCGGTGTCGACACTCTTGCAAATGCAGTAAAAGTAACGCTTGGACCAAAAGGTCGTAACGTTGTACTTGAGAAAAAATTCGGTTCACCACTTATTACAAATGATGGTGTAACAATTGCGAAAGAAATCGAATTAGAAGATGCTTTCGAAAACATGGGTGCAAAATTAGTAGCAGAAGTTGCTAGCAAAACAAATGACGTAGCTGGTGACGGAACAACAACTGCAACTGTATTAGCACAAGCTATGATTCGTGAAGGTTTAAAAAACGTAACAGCTGGCGCGAACCCAATGGGTCTTCGTAAAGGTATCGAAAAAGCGGTTGTTACAGCAATTGAAGAATTAAAAATAATTTCTAAACCAATCGAAGGTAAATCTTCTATCGCACAAGTAGCTGCTATTTCATCAGCTGACGAAGAAGTAGGTCAATTAATTGCAGAAGCAATGGAGCGCGTTGGTAACGACGGCGTTATTACTTTAGAAGAATCTAAAGGATTCACAACAGAATTAGATGTAGTAGAAGGTATGCAATTTGATCGTGGATATGCATCTCCTTACATGATTACTGATTCTGACAAAATGGAAGCAGTACTTGATAACCCATATATCTTAATCACTGACAAAAAGATTTCTAACATTCAAGAAATCTTACCAGTGTTAGAGCAAGTGGTACAACAAGGTAAACCACTTCTTATCATTGCAGAAGATGTAGAAGGTGAAGCATTAGCTACATTAGTAGTGAACAAACTTCGTGGTACATTCAATGTAGTAGCTGTTAAAGCTCCTGGATTTGGTGACCGTCGTAAAGCAATGCTAGAAGATATCGCGATCTTAACTGGCGGTGAAGTGATCACTGAAGAATTAGGACGCGACTTAAAATCAGCTACAGTTGCATCTTTAGGACGCGCTGGCAAAGTTGTTGTAACGAAAGAAAACACAACTGTAGTTGAAGGTGTAGGTAACACAGAACAAATCGAAGCTCGCATCGGTCAAATCCGTGCACAATTAGAAGAAACAACTTCTGAATTCGATCGTGAAAAATTACAAGAGCGTCTTGCTAAACTTGCAGGAGGCGTAGCAGTAATTAAAGTAGGTGCAGCAACTGAAACTGAGTTAAAAGAGCGCAAACTTCGCATTGAAGATGCACTTAACTCAACTCGTGCAGCAGTAGAAGAAGGTATTGTTGCAGGTGGTGGTACTTCACTTATGAACGTATACACTAAAGTAGCTTCTATTTCAGCTGAAGGTGACGAAGCAACAGGTATCAACATTGTACTTCGTGCATTAGAAGAGCCAGTTCGTCAAATCGCAATCAACGCTGGTCTAGAAGGATCCGTTGTTGTAGAACGCTTAAAAGGCGAAAAAGTAGGCGTTGGTTTCAACGCAGCAACTGGCGAATGGGTAAACATGCTTGAGTCTGGTATCGTAGACCCAGCAAAAGTAACTCGTTCTGCACTTCAAAACGCGGCATCTGTTGCAGCTATGTTCTTAACAACTGAAGCTGTAGTTGCTGACAAGCCAGAACCAAATGCACCAGCAATGCCTGACATGGGCGGCATGGGCATGGGCGGTATGGGCGGAATGATGTAA
- the guaA gene encoding glutamine-hydrolyzing GMP synthase gives MKKQHDTIIVLDFGSQYNQLIARRIREFGVYSELHPHTITAEEIKAMNPKGIIFSGGPNSVYGENAFHCDEKIFELGLPIFGICYGMQLMTKHFGGKVERANHREYGKAVLKVENGSKLYANLPEEQVVWMSHGDLVTGLPEGFVVDATSESCPIAGMSNEAKNLYGVQFHPEVRHSEHGNDLIKNFVFGVCGCSEGWNMENFIEVELEKIRETVGDKKVLCALSGGVDSSVVAVLIHKAIGDQLTCIFVDHGLLRKGEAEGVMKTFSEGFHMNVIKVDAKERFMNKLKGVEDPEQKRKIIGNEFIYVFDDEASRLEGMDFLAQGTLYTDIVESGTATAQTIKSHHNVGGLPEDMQFKLIEPLNTLFKDEVRVLGSELGIPDEIVWRQPFPGPGLGIRVLGEITEEKLEIVRESDAILREEIQKAGLDREIWQYFTALPGMRSVGVMGDERTYDYTVGIRAVTSIDGMTADWARIPWDVLEKISVRIVNEVKHVNRIVYDVTSKPPATIEWE, from the coding sequence TTGAAGAAACAGCACGATACAATTATCGTTTTAGATTTTGGGAGTCAGTACAATCAGTTAATTGCACGTCGAATTCGTGAGTTCGGTGTATACAGTGAACTTCATCCACATACAATTACTGCAGAAGAAATTAAAGCAATGAATCCAAAAGGGATTATTTTCTCTGGTGGACCGAATAGTGTATATGGTGAAAATGCATTCCACTGTGATGAAAAAATCTTTGAATTAGGATTACCGATTTTCGGTATTTGTTACGGTATGCAGCTTATGACAAAACACTTTGGTGGAAAAGTAGAACGTGCGAACCATCGTGAGTACGGAAAAGCAGTTCTTAAAGTAGAGAACGGATCAAAATTATATGCGAACCTTCCAGAAGAGCAAGTTGTATGGATGAGTCATGGTGACTTAGTAACTGGTTTACCAGAAGGATTCGTAGTAGATGCAACAAGTGAGTCTTGTCCAATTGCTGGTATGAGCAATGAAGCAAAAAACTTATACGGTGTACAATTCCATCCAGAAGTACGTCATTCTGAGCACGGTAATGATTTAATCAAAAACTTCGTATTCGGCGTATGTGGCTGTTCTGAAGGTTGGAACATGGAGAACTTTATTGAAGTAGAATTAGAAAAAATCCGTGAAACTGTTGGCGATAAAAAAGTACTATGCGCACTTAGTGGCGGTGTAGACTCTTCTGTTGTAGCAGTATTAATCCATAAAGCAATCGGTGACCAATTAACATGTATTTTCGTTGACCATGGTTTACTTCGTAAAGGTGAAGCGGAAGGTGTTATGAAAACATTTAGCGAAGGCTTCCACATGAACGTTATTAAAGTGGATGCAAAAGAACGCTTCATGAACAAGTTAAAAGGTGTAGAAGATCCAGAACAAAAACGCAAAATCATTGGTAATGAATTTATTTACGTATTTGATGATGAAGCTTCTAGATTAGAAGGAATGGACTTCTTAGCACAAGGTACACTGTACACAGATATTGTTGAAAGTGGTACAGCAACTGCACAAACAATTAAATCTCACCATAACGTTGGTGGACTTCCAGAAGATATGCAGTTCAAATTAATTGAGCCTTTAAACACTCTATTTAAGGATGAAGTACGTGTATTAGGATCAGAACTAGGAATTCCTGATGAAATCGTATGGCGTCAACCGTTCCCGGGTCCAGGACTTGGTATCCGTGTATTAGGCGAAATCACAGAAGAAAAATTAGAAATCGTTCGTGAATCCGATGCGATTTTACGTGAGGAAATCCAAAAAGCTGGCTTAGATCGTGAAATTTGGCAATACTTCACTGCACTTCCTGGCATGCGTAGCGTAGGTGTTATGGGTGACGAGCGTACTTATGATTACACAGTAGGTATCCGTGCAGTAACATCAATCGATGGTATGACAGCAGATTGGGCACGTATCCCTTGGGATGTATTAGAGAAAATCTCTGTACGTATCGTAAACGAAGTAAAACACGTTAACCGTATCGTGTATGATGTAACGAGTAAGCCACCAGCAACAATTGAGTGGGAATAG
- the rimI gene encoding ribosomal protein S18-alanine N-acetyltransferase, protein MDITFRKMTTDDIAQIVVIEEASFPTPWTADAFYRELTMNEYAHYVVIEKDGVVIGYCGLWIIIDESHITNIAILPEYRGQKLGDALLKEVMDQAKEMGAKTMTLEVRVSNEVAKQLYRKYGFQNGGIRKRYYTDNYEDGLVMWVNI, encoded by the coding sequence ATGGATATTACATTTAGAAAGATGACGACTGATGATATTGCTCAAATTGTAGTAATTGAAGAAGCGTCATTCCCAACTCCTTGGACTGCTGATGCATTTTATCGTGAATTGACGATGAATGAATATGCACATTATGTCGTAATTGAAAAAGATGGTGTGGTAATTGGATACTGTGGATTGTGGATTATTATTGATGAATCACATATTACGAACATAGCCATTTTGCCAGAATATCGCGGTCAAAAACTTGGAGATGCTTTGCTGAAAGAAGTAATGGATCAGGCAAAAGAAATGGGAGCAAAAACGATGACACTTGAAGTACGAGTGTCAAATGAAGTAGCGAAGCAGTTATACCGAAAGTATGGATTCCAAAATGGTGGGATTCGTAAACGATACTATACAGACAATTATGAAGATGGTCTTGTAATGTGGGTGAATATATAA
- the tsaD gene encoding tRNA (adenosine(37)-N6)-threonylcarbamoyltransferase complex transferase subunit TsaD, translated as MEKNTIILGIETSCDETAVAVVKNGTEIVANIVASQIESHKRFGGVVPEIASRHHVEQITVVLEEALKEANITFEDIDAIAVTEGPGLVGALLIGVNAAKAVAFAHNIPLVGVHHIAGHIYANRLVKELQFPLLSLVVSGGHTELVYMKEHGSFEVIGETRDDAAGEAYDKVARTLSMPYPGGPHIDRLAHEGQPTIDLPRAWLEPDSYDFSFSGLKSAVINTVHNAKQRGEEIAPEDLAASFQASVIDVLVTKAARAAEAYDVKQVLLAGGVAANKGLRARLEEEFAKKEEIELIIPPLSLCTDNAAMIAAAGTIAYEQGKRATLALNANPGLDIEA; from the coding sequence ATGGAAAAAAATACGATTATACTTGGTATTGAAACGAGCTGTGATGAAACGGCTGTAGCGGTTGTTAAAAATGGAACAGAAATAGTGGCAAATATTGTTGCTTCACAGATTGAGAGCCATAAGCGTTTTGGCGGAGTTGTGCCGGAAATTGCATCTCGTCATCATGTAGAACAAATTACAGTTGTATTAGAAGAAGCATTAAAGGAAGCGAACATTACATTTGAAGATATTGATGCAATTGCTGTGACGGAAGGGCCAGGTTTAGTAGGGGCACTTTTAATTGGTGTAAATGCAGCTAAAGCAGTTGCCTTTGCTCATAATATTCCTCTTGTTGGTGTTCATCATATTGCTGGGCATATTTACGCGAATCGCTTAGTAAAAGAACTACAATTCCCTTTGTTGTCACTTGTTGTGTCTGGCGGGCATACAGAGCTTGTTTATATGAAAGAGCATGGTTCGTTTGAAGTAATTGGCGAAACGAGAGATGATGCGGCAGGAGAAGCATATGATAAAGTTGCACGTACACTATCTATGCCATATCCAGGTGGTCCTCATATTGACCGTCTTGCTCATGAAGGACAACCAACGATTGATTTACCACGTGCATGGTTAGAACCAGATTCGTATGATTTTAGCTTTAGTGGACTGAAATCAGCAGTTATCAACACTGTGCATAACGCAAAACAACGTGGAGAAGAAATCGCACCAGAAGATTTAGCAGCTAGCTTCCAAGCGAGTGTAATAGATGTACTAGTAACAAAAGCAGCACGTGCTGCAGAAGCGTATGATGTAAAACAGGTGCTTCTCGCTGGTGGCGTTGCAGCGAATAAAGGACTTCGTGCACGTTTAGAGGAAGAGTTTGCAAAAAAAGAAGAAATCGAGCTCATTATTCCACCGTTATCTTTATGCACAGATAATGCAGCAATGATTGCAGCAGCAGGAACTATTGCATATGAGCAAGGAAAACGTGCAACATTGGCTTTAAATGCAAATCCAGGATTAGATATTGAAGCATAG
- a CDS encoding redox-sensing transcriptional repressor Rex encodes MDQQKIPQATAKRLPLYYRFIQNLSLSGKQRVSSAELSEAVKVDSATIRRDFSYFGALGKKGYGYNVNYLLSFFRETLDQDDITRVALIGVGNLGTAFLHYNFTKNNNTKIEMAFDVNEEKVGKEIGGIPVYHLDELEERLTNDIQVAILTVPATVAQAVADRLAETNIHGILNFTPARLNVSENIRIHHIDLAVELQTLVYFLKNYPQ; translated from the coding sequence ATGGATCAACAAAAGATTCCACAGGCCACTGCCAAACGATTGCCTCTATACTATCGATTTATCCAAAACTTATCTCTTTCTGGTAAGCAGCGTGTTTCATCGGCTGAATTGAGTGAAGCTGTAAAGGTAGATTCAGCAACAATTCGGAGAGATTTTTCATATTTTGGAGCGTTAGGGAAAAAGGGATATGGATATAATGTGAATTATTTACTATCATTCTTCCGAGAAACGCTTGATCAAGATGATATAACACGTGTAGCACTTATTGGAGTGGGTAATTTAGGGACCGCTTTCTTACATTACAATTTCACCAAAAATAATAATACAAAGATTGAAATGGCATTTGATGTCAATGAGGAGAAAGTTGGAAAAGAAATCGGAGGAATTCCTGTATATCATTTAGATGAATTAGAAGAGCGTTTAACAAATGATATACAAGTGGCAATATTAACAGTACCTGCTACTGTTGCACAGGCTGTAGCAGATCGATTGGCCGAAACAAATATACACGGAATTTTAAATTTTACACCAGCACGATTAAATGTTTCAGAAAATATAAGAATTCACCATATTGATTTAGCTGTAGAATTACAAACACTCGTTTATTTTTTGAAAAATTATCCACAATAA